From the genome of Planctomycetota bacterium:
AAGCCGACAGCGCATCGGCCGGGGAACCGCCTTCGATCGACTCGCGGCGAATCAGGTCGCTGAGCACCTCCGGCGGCATGCGGCGGGCGTGATCGCGTTCGAGCATGACGCGGCCGTCGGGCAGATCGACGAGCAGATCGTCGCCGGTGTGTCGAACGACATCGGCGAAGACCTTCGCCGCTTCGTGGAGCCGGCGCGCGGTCGCCGCCGCCTTAATCGCCGCATCCGGCCGCATCGCTCGCAGCACCGGCAGCACGTCATGCCGCAGGCGCGCCCGCCAGCGCGGACCGGCGGCATTGGTGGCGTCCTCGCACCACAGCTGCCCGATGTCCTTCAGCAATTCGACCGCCGCGGCGTGATCGACGTCGAGCATCGGGCGAATGAGCCGGCAGCGTTCATCAAGCCGGCGGCGCGCCCGGATGCCCGCCATGCCGCGCACCGACGCGCCGCGCATCAGGCGCATGAGGAGCGTTTCGAGTTGGTCATCGGCATGATGAGCGGTGGCGACGAACTCGGCGTCAAAGTCGCGCGCCATCTCGGCCAGCGCCGCATAGCGCAGCCGGCGGGCATTGCCTTCGACGTTGCCCGCTTCGTCGGCGGGGCGAATGTCGCGCCGGGAGAAGGGCAGCGCGAGCGTCCGGGCAAGGTCGCGGACGAAATCCGCCTCGGCATCGGCTTCGTCGCGCAGATGATGATGCACATGCCCGACGCGCAGGTCCAACCGCCAATGCTTCTGCACCGCCAGCGCGGCCAGCGCCCGCAGCAGGGCGACGGAGTCGGCCCCGCCGCTGACGGCGACAAGGATGCGGGCGCCCGCCTTGACCCTGCACCGGCGACGCAGCGACGCCGCCACCGCTTTGACCAGCGGCCGGCGATGGAGCATCATGGACGGATCAGCCGACATAACATGATGATAACGGAATCACCATGCACCAGCCCCACGCACAGGTCGTCGAACTTGCCGTCAACCTCGACGACGTGACCGGCGAAATCATCGGTGCGGCGAGCGAAACGCTTCTCGACGAGGGGGCGCTGGATGTATGGACCGCCGCGATCACCATGAAAAAGAATCGGCCCGCCGTCATGCTCAGCATGCTCTGCGAAGCGTCGCGCGCCGATTACTTCGCCCGCCGCATCATCGAACTGACCGGCAGCTTCGGCGTGCGGCATCGGACATGGGATCGGCTCGTGCTCGAGCGGCGCATCGAGACCGTGCAAACCGACTTCGGGCCCATCCGCGTCAAAGTCGGTTCGCTCGAACACGAGACGCTTGTCGCCAAGCCGGAGTTCGAGGACGTGCGCGCGGCGGCGCGGGAGCATCATGTGTCCGAGCGGCTCGTGCTCGATGCGGCGCGGGCGGCGGCGGCGAAGTGGCTGGCCGCACACCGGGGGGATGTGGTATGAATATGCCCATGCTCACGGTCACGCTCGCAGAAAGCTCGCTGTCCGGGTATCTCATGGCCGCGGGGGCGGTGCTTTTGATGATGCTGATCATGGTCAATGTGCGGAGCCGCTACGCCCGGCGTCAGCACGATCACCTTCCGCCGCGCGAACGGCTTGAGCGCGTCAAGCAGACGCACGGCATGCGCAACGACATGCGCGACATGATGGTCGAACTCGAAGAACTGACCCGCCGCTTCTCCGCGCAGCTTGACGCCAAATCAATGACGCTCGAAAAGCTGCTCGATCGCGCGGACCAGACGATCGCCAAGCTCGAGAATCTGACGGAGCAGTCCGCCGCCGCGCCGCCGGCCGCTCCGCCGAAGGAGCCGTATCGCCGCTCGCGCAAGACCGCCGCCGCCCAAGCCATCGACGCCGCCGCCGAACCGCCCGCGCCGCCGCCGGCCCCGGATGTGCTCTCCCAGCGCATCTACCAGCTCGCCGACGCGGGCAAATCCAGCGTCCAGATCGCCAAACAACTCGACGAACAGGTGGGCAAGGTCGAACTGATCCTCGCGCTAAGGCAGTAAGTCGCATTTGAGGAGCCCACACTTGAAAAGCGTGGGCTTCATGGCGTGTGAAAGACGATTCATTCGGGCCAGTCGCCGCTGAAGACTTCGACGGCGGGGCCGGTCATGTAGACGTGGTTGTCGGTTTCGCGCCATTCGAGGGTCAGGTCGCCGCCGGGGAGGTGGGCGAGGACTTTGCGGGCGGTGCGGTGGGTGAGCACGCCCGAGACGGCGACGGCGCAGGCGCCGGTGCCGCAGGCCATCGTGATCCCGCTGCCGCGCTCCCACGTCCGCATCGTCAGCTCGCCGGGCGAATGGACCTGCACGTAATGCACATTGATGCGGCGGGGGAAGGCGGCGTGGTGCTCGACCTTCGGGCCCAGCTTCGCCAACTCGACGGCGGCGACGTCCTTGACGAAAAACGTCGCGTGCGGATTGCCCATCGACACGTACATCGCGCCTTCGAGCGTGGCGTCGAACCTGGTCGCATCGACGGGGACCTTCGGCAATTCGAGAATCGGCTCGCCCATGTCGACGGTCGCCGTGGCGAGCTTGCCGTTGGCATCCAGCGTGTAGTCGATCGTCAGCACGCCGTTGCCGGTCTGCACGCGCATGGGCCTGGCCTTGGTCAGTCCGTGATCGAAGGCGTATTTGGCGACGCAACGGACGCCGTTGCCGCACATTTCGGATTCGGACCCGTCGGCGTTGAACATGCGCATGCGGACATCGGCCTTGACACCCGATTC
Proteins encoded in this window:
- a CDS encoding DUF111 family protein, encoding MHQPHAQVVELAVNLDDVTGEIIGAASETLLDEGALDVWTAAITMKKNRPAVMLSMLCEASRADYFARRIIELTGSFGVRHRTWDRLVLERRIETVQTDFGPIRVKVGSLEHETLVAKPEFEDVRAAAREHHVSERLVLDAARAAAAKWLAAHRGDVV
- a CDS encoding diaminopimelate epimerase, with amino-acid sequence MRFTKMHGIGNDYVYVNGFEETVRDPAALAPRIADRHTGVGGDGLILILPPESGVKADVRMRMFNADGSESEMCGNGVRCVAKYAFDHGLTKARPMRVQTGNGVLTIDYTLDANGKLATATVDMGEPILELPKVPVDATRFDATLEGAMYVSMGNPHATFFVKDVAAVELAKLGPKVEHHAAFPRRINVHYVQVHSPGELTMRTWERGSGITMACGTGACAVAVSGVLTHRTARKVLAHLPGGDLTLEWRETDNHVYMTGPAVEVFSGDWPE
- the tilS gene encoding tRNA lysidine(34) synthetase TilS encodes the protein MSADPSMMLHRRPLVKAVAASLRRRCRVKAGARILVAVSGGADSVALLRALAALAVQKHWRLDLRVGHVHHHLRDEADAEADFVRDLARTLALPFSRRDIRPADEAGNVEGNARRLRYAALAEMARDFDAEFVATAHHADDQLETLLMRLMRGASVRGMAGIRARRRLDERCRLIRPMLDVDHAAAVELLKDIGQLWCEDATNAAGPRWRARLRHDVLPVLRAMRPDAAIKAAATARRLHEAAKVFADVVRHTGDDLLVDLPDGRVMLERDHARRMPPEVLSDLIRRESIEGGSPADALSASLIESIVQAVRDTSGERRQFILPGGVHIEIDRTRLCWNHPPHPL